The nucleotide window AAGAAGGCTTTAACAATAGTTAAACGCTCCAAAGACCCGCTCAAAAAATACCAGAAGGAGAGCGACGTTGACCTCTACGCGATAAAAGAGTTTTTCCTGAATCCGCCTGTAACGGACGAGTATTCCCTGAAATGGAGCGAGCCCGATGAGGAGGAGATTCTCAAGTTCCTCTGCGATGAACACGACTTCAGCGAGGAAAGGGTGAAGAACGGCCTTGAAAGGTTGAAAAAGGCCGTAAAAGCCGGAAAGCAGAGAACCCTAGAGAGCTGGTTCCGCTAAAGTGGTATCTTGAGGTTGAGCTTTTCCACGAGTTCTTTATATCTGTTTCTTACGGTAACCTCGGTAACGCGGGCAACTTCTGCAACTTCCCTTTGGGTTCTTTTCTCCCCCTCCAAAAGGCCCGCTATGTAGAGCGCCGCGGCCACAAGACCGGCGGGACTCTTTCCGCTCGTGAGACCCCGCTTGTAGGCCTCCTCAAGTATCTCTATTGCCCTTCTCCTAACTTTTTCGCTCAGGCCGAGCTCGTCTGCGAACTTGTTGACATAATCGGTAGGCTTCACGAAGAGCTTCTTTGGAGTCAGGTTCAGGTGTCTGGCTATGAAGCGAAAACTCCTGCCGATTTCCTTCTTGTCAACGCGCGAAATGTCCGCAATCTCATCAAGGGTTCTTGGAACCTTCAGAAGCCTACACGCGGCGTAGACACAGGCTGCTATGACAGCTTCAATCGAACGACCCCTTATGAGGCCTTTCCTCACGGCCTCTCTATAGAGTCTTGCCGCTTCTTCTTCAACGTGCCTTGGAAGTTTCAGCTGGCTTGCTATCCTGTCGAGTTCGCTCAGGGCAAATGCAAGGTTTCTCTCAGCGGCGTCGCTGACCCTCAGGCGACTCTGCCACTTTCTAAGCCTGTACATCTTCTCTCTCATCAGACCTGTAAGGGAGCGGTCTATTCCTATGTCCGTTGAAAGGCCCTTGTCGTGGAGGAGTATGCTCTCAGGGGCTCCAACGCGGGCCCTCTTCTCCCTCTGGCTGGGGTCGAAAGCCCTCCACTCCGGCCCTTCATCGACTACGTTCTCTTCAATCACATAACCGCAAACCTTACAGACTATTTCACCCCTGCTGGGGTCGTAGATGAACTCAGTTGAGCCACACACGGGACATACTCTCTTCCCGCTCACTCAAACACCCCCGGCCGGCGGGCTATTTGGCGAGCCCCTTATAAACCTTAACTTTTGGAAACACGAACTTCAACAGCCAGAGCAGGTCTTCCTTCTGGAAGGTTATCCTCTCCAAAACCCGAACGTCCCAGTCTTCTTCAACAATATTCGCATAAATCCAGAGGAAAACAGGGTTCTCGTCACTCCCCACGTGTCTGTTCCTGTAGAGTATATCTGCGGTTCCGTCGTCG belongs to Thermococcus sp. and includes:
- a CDS encoding transcription initiation factor IIB, which produces MSGKRVCPVCGSTEFIYDPSRGEIVCKVCGYVIEENVVDEGPEWRAFDPSQREKRARVGAPESILLHDKGLSTDIGIDRSLTGLMREKMYRLRKWQSRLRVSDAAERNLAFALSELDRIASQLKLPRHVEEEAARLYREAVRKGLIRGRSIEAVIAACVYAACRLLKVPRTLDEIADISRVDKKEIGRSFRFIARHLNLTPKKLFVKPTDYVNKFADELGLSEKVRRRAIEILEEAYKRGLTSGKSPAGLVAAALYIAGLLEGEKRTQREVAEVARVTEVTVRNRYKELVEKLNLKIPL